A section of the Bacteroides sp. genome encodes:
- a CDS encoding ribosome small subunit-dependent GTPase A, translating to MNLEDLGYNAQWAAAMNEFEPRGLEAGRVMAEHRDRYVVATTRGAFEAELSGNMRFTAQSREDFPAVGDWVALAVFEPDMATIHNLLPRQSVIKRKAVGHSSEVQVIAANIDFALIV from the coding sequence ATGAACCTTGAAGACCTTGGATACAATGCCCAATGGGCAGCAGCAATGAATGAATTTGAACCACGCGGACTGGAGGCAGGACGCGTGATGGCCGAACACCGCGATCGCTATGTGGTGGCCACCACCCGCGGAGCCTTCGAAGCTGAACTCTCTGGCAATATGCGCTTTACGGCACAAAGCCGGGAGGACTTCCCCGCCGTGGGCGACTGGGTGGCACTGGCCGTCTTCGAACCCGATATGGCCACCATCCACAACCTCCTGCCCCGGCAGTCGGTCATCAAGCGCAAGGCTGTGGGGCATTCCTCCGAAGTGCAGGTCATCGCCGCCAACATCGATTTCGCCCTCATCGTC